One stretch of Arachis hypogaea cultivar Tifrunner chromosome 20, arahy.Tifrunner.gnm2.J5K5, whole genome shotgun sequence DNA includes these proteins:
- the LOC112782383 gene encoding beta-adaptin-like protein A encodes MAPPPAHPQRSPSPSQPSGKSEVTDLRSQLRQLAGSRAPGADDAKRDLFKKVISNMTIGIDVSSLFGEMVMCSATSDIVLKKMCYLYVGNYAKVNPDLALLTINFLQRDCKDDDPMIRGLALRSLCSLRVANLVEYLVGPLGSGLKDNNSYVRTVAVIGVVKLYHISASTCLDADFPATLKHLMLNDPDTQVVANCLSALQEIWTLESTSSEEAAKERETLVSKPVIYYLLNRIKEFSEWAQCLVLELVAKYIPSDNSEIFDIMNLLEDRLQHANGAVVLATSKVFLHLTLSMADVHQQVYERIKAPLLTQVSAGSPEQSYAVLSHLHLLVMRAPYIFSSDYKHFYCQYNEPSYVKKLKLEMLTAVANESNTYDIVTELCEYAANVDIPIARESIRAVGKIALQQYDVNAIVDRLLQFLEMEKDYVTCEALVLVKDLLRKYPQWSQDCIAVVGNISSKNVQEPKAKAALIWMLGEYSQDMPDAPYVLESLVENWDEEHSAEVRLHLLTAVMKCFFKRAPETQKALGAALAAGLADFHQDVHDRALFYYRLLQYKVSVAESVVNPPKQAVSVFADSQSSEIKDRIFDEFNSLSVIYQKPSYMFTDKEHRGTLEFSDELANLSINAEAGDSAVPAQRVEANDNDLLLSITEKEEGRDAASNGSAYSAPSYDGASATSAASQSLADLAFSSTSGSGQAPASSFAIDDLLGLDFSVGAAATPSPPPLSLNPKAVLDPGTFQQKWRQLPLSLSEDFSLSPQGVAALATSNALLRHMQSHSIHCIASGGQSPNFKFFFFAQKAESASIYLVELLINSSSAKSQIKIKADDQSTSQAFSTLFQSALSKFGTA; translated from the exons ATGGCTCCGCCGCCGGCTCACCCTCAGCGATCTCCCTCTCCCTCCCAACCTTCCGG GAAGAGTGAGGTTACTGATCTAAGATCACAACTCCGGCAACTTGCTGGGAGCCGAGCTCCTGGTGCCGATGATGCAAAGAGGGATCTCTTCAAGAAGGTGATATCCAACATGACCATAGGTATTGACGTCTCCTCTCTGTTCGGCGAGATGGTGATGTGCTCGGCTACTTCGGATATTGTTCTAAAAAAGATGTGCTATTTGTATGTTGGGAACTATGCAAAGGTCAATCCTGATCTAGCTCTTTTGACAATTAATTTTCTGCAAAGAGATTGTAAGGATGATGACCCTATGATTCGGGGACTAGCATTGAGGAGTTTGTGTTCGCTTCGGGTGGCAAACTTGGTGGAATATTTGGTTGGGCCATTAGGGTCTGGACTGAAGGATAATAATAGTTATGTAAGGACTGTGGCAGTTATTGGGGTTGTGAAATTGTATCATATATCAGCTTCCACCTGTTTGGATGCAGATTTTCCAGCAACATTGAAGCATTTGATGCTTAATGATCCGGATACTCAG GTAGTCGCGAATTGTTTGTCTGCTCTACAAGAGATTTGGACCTTAGAGTCAACCTCATCAGAGGAAGCAGCCAAGGAAAGAGAAACTCTGGTTAGCAAGCCAGTTATATATTACCTCCTGAATCG CATTAAGGAGTTTAGTGAATGGGCACAATGTCTTGTGCTTGAATTGGTAGCCAAGTATATTCCGTCAGATAACTCTGAAATATTTGATATCATGAATCTCCTTGAAGACAGACTCCAGCATGCAAATGGTGCTGTTGTGTTAGCAACCAGTAAAGTTTTTCTGCACTTGACTTTGTCAATGGCTGATGTCCATCAGCAG GTTTATGAGCGTATCAAAGCCCCTCTCTTAACTCAAGTTAGCGCAGGAAGTCCAGAGCAATCCTATGCAGTTTTAAGCCACCTGCATCTGTTGGTCATGCGTGCACCTTATATATTTTCTTCAGACTACAAGCACTTCTATTGCCAGTATAATGAGCCATCATATGTCAAAAAGTTGAAGCTTGAAATGCTCACTGCAGTTGCAAATGAAAGTAACACCTATGACATTG TGACGGAATTATGCGAATATGCTGCAAATGTTGACATTCCAATTGCAAGGGAATCAATTCGGGCTGTGGGGAAGATAGCTTTGCAACAATATGATGTTAATGCTATTGTTGATAGGCTTCTACAGTTTCTTGAGATGGAAAAAGACTATGTTACTTGTGAAGCTCTG GTGCTTGTGAAAGATCTGCTAAGAAAATATCCACAATGGAGTCAAGACTGTATTGCTGTTGTTGGGAATATCAGTAGCAAAAATGTTCAAGAGCCTAAGGCTAAGGCAGCTCTTATATGGATGTTGGGCGAATATTCTCAGGACATGCCTGATGCTCCATATGTATTGGAGAGTTTGGTTGAAAATTGGGACGAGGAACATTCTGCCGAG GTTCGCTTACATCTTCTTACTGCAGTTATGAAGTGTTTCTTTAAGAGAGCTCCTGAAACTCAGAAAGCATTAGGGGCAGCTTTAGCTGCAGGTCTTGCTGATTTTCATCAG GACGTTCACGATAGGGCCTTATTTTACTACAGGCTCCTGCAATACAAGGTATCAGTAGCAGAGAGTGTGGTGAACCCCCCCAAGCAAGCAGTTTCAGTGTTTGCTGATTCTCAGAGCAGTGAAATCAAAGATCGCATATTTGATGAATTCAACAGCTTATCCGTTATATATCAAAAG CCTTCGTATATGTTCACTGACAAAGAACACCGAGGGACATTGGAGTTTTCAGATGAACTTGCAAACCTATCAATTAATGCAGAAGCTGGAGATTCTGCTGTTCCAGCTCAGAGAGTGGAGGCAAATGACAATGATCTGCTTCTCAGTATCACGGAAAAAGAGGAAGGTAGAGATGCTGCTAGTAATGGTTCTGCTTATAGTGCTCCTTCCTACGATGGTGCATCTGCTACTTCTGCAGCTTCACAATCACTTGCAGATTTGGCATTTTCGAGTACCAGCGGAAGTGGCCAAGCTCCGGCATCTAGCTTCGCAATTGATGATCTCCTTGGTTTAGATTTTTCGGTTGGGGCTGCGGCCACACCTTCACCTCCTCCGTTGAGTCTCAACCCAAAAGCTGTACTGGATCCAGGCACATTTCAGCAGAAATGGCGTCAACTACCACTATCCTTATCCGAA GATTTTTCCCTGAGTCCTCAAGGAGTTGCAGCTTTGGCAACTTCCAATGCACTTCTCCGGCACATGCAAAGCCATTCAATACACTGCATCGCATCCGGTGGACAGTCTCCTAACTTCaagttctttttctttgctcaaaAAGCGGAGTCAGCATCAATATATCTGGTTGAGTTATTGATCAACTCATCATCTGCCAAATCTCAGATTAAAATAAAAGCTGATGACCAAAGTACTTCTCAGGCATTCTCAACTTTATTCCAATCAGCATTGTCCAAATTCGGCACTGCTTGA